One stretch of Flavobacterium sp. 9 DNA includes these proteins:
- the der gene encoding ribosome biogenesis GTPase Der, translating into MNNIVAIVGRPNVGKSTLFNRLIQRREAIVDSVSGVTRDRNYGKSEWNGKEFSVIDTGGYVRGSDDVFEGEIRKQVELAIDEADVIIFVVDVEEGITPMDDVVARLLRKVTKPVLLAVNKVDNAMREKDALEFYNLGLGDYFTFASISGSGTGDLLDALIESFPEKPEPVQEEVVLPRFAVVGRPNAGKSSFINALIGKERFMVTDIAGTTRDAIDTKFDRFGFEFNLVDTAGIRRKAKVKEDLEFYSVMRSVRAIEHADICILVIDATRGFEGQDQSIFWLAEKNRKGVVILVNKWDLVEKDTMSTRDYEEKIKKELMPFTDVPILFVSALTKQRLLKALEATVQVFENRKQRIATSKFNEYMLKVIEAYPPPATKGKYVKIKYCMQLPTLTPQFVFFANMPQYVKEPYKRYLENKIRENWDFAGVPIDIYIREK; encoded by the coding sequence ATGAATAACATTGTTGCGATAGTAGGAAGACCTAATGTGGGGAAATCAACCCTTTTTAATAGGCTGATACAAAGAAGAGAAGCTATTGTAGATTCGGTTTCTGGAGTTACCAGAGATAGAAACTACGGTAAAAGCGAGTGGAACGGAAAAGAGTTTTCTGTGATTGATACCGGCGGATATGTTCGTGGATCTGATGACGTATTTGAAGGTGAAATCCGTAAACAAGTGGAGCTTGCTATCGATGAAGCAGATGTTATTATTTTTGTTGTTGATGTAGAAGAAGGTATTACACCAATGGATGATGTTGTTGCGCGTTTATTGCGTAAGGTAACAAAACCAGTTTTATTGGCTGTTAATAAAGTAGATAACGCAATGCGTGAAAAAGATGCTTTGGAGTTTTATAATCTTGGTTTAGGAGATTATTTTACGTTTGCAAGTATCTCAGGAAGTGGAACTGGAGATTTATTGGATGCTTTGATCGAATCTTTTCCAGAGAAACCAGAACCAGTTCAGGAAGAAGTGGTTTTACCTCGTTTTGCTGTTGTAGGACGTCCAAATGCTGGTAAATCTAGTTTTATCAATGCATTAATTGGTAAAGAACGTTTTATGGTTACGGATATTGCAGGAACTACACGTGATGCAATTGATACAAAATTTGACCGTTTTGGTTTTGAATTTAATTTGGTTGATACTGCAGGAATCCGTCGTAAGGCTAAAGTTAAGGAAGATTTAGAGTTTTACTCAGTAATGCGTTCTGTTCGTGCGATTGAGCATGCAGATATTTGTATCTTGGTTATCGATGCAACTCGTGGATTTGAAGGTCAGGATCAAAGTATTTTTTGGTTGGCTGAGAAAAACCGTAAAGGTGTTGTAATCTTGGTAAACAAATGGGATTTGGTTGAAAAAGATACCATGTCGACTCGTGATTACGAAGAGAAAATCAAGAAAGAATTAATGCCTTTTACTGATGTGCCAATTTTGTTCGTTTCGGCTTTAACGAAACAACGTTTATTGAAAGCACTTGAAGCTACGGTTCAGGTTTTCGAAAACAGAAAACAAAGAATTGCTACTTCAAAATTCAACGAATATATGTTGAAAGTTATTGAAGCTTATCCGCCGCCAGCAACAAAAGGTAAATATGTAAAAATTAAATATTGTATGCAATTGCCAACATTAACACCTCAGTTTGTGTTTTTTGCAAATATGCCACAATACGTTAAGGAGCCATATAAGAGATATTTGGAGAATAAAATTAGAGAAAATTGGGATTTCGCAGGAGTGCCAATCGATATTTATATCAGAGAGAAATAA